The genomic DNA TCACAGCAGATCAACCGCGACCTCGTCGCCGGGTTCTTCGGCGACTTCCTACGCGATGAGTCCGCGGCGGTGCTCGAAGAGCCGGCAGCCCTCTTCCCCAACGTCATCGACCGCACCGCAGAGATCGTGACCAGCCCGACGCCCACCAGCTGACAATGGGTGATGAGGCTAGTTCGTGAGGTTGGACCTCGTTTGCCGGACTGGACAGTGCCACCTCCGAAATCGACCTGAGCCAAGCCAACGCCCACACGCTCCGCACGGCCCTGCGCCTGTACGGCTCCGCCGACCGAGCTCCGTAGCCGTAACGAACTCGCCCAGATCCGCACTCGGGCTGTCGAGGCTGTCGTCCTTTGAGGGATCGCCGGATCGGCCACGCCACGCGCTGGCGGCACTTCCGGCTACGGTTGATCTGCGTCCGACGATTGGTCGGTGGCGGATTGGTGCTGTGGTGGAGGGACTGTGACGTCGTTGGTGCCGCAAGGATACCGCGGCCTCGTGGCCGCGATCGGCGTCGAGGTCCGGTCCACCCGGCTACGGGCAGCGCGGGCAGCCAATACCGAGCTGGTCGCCTTGTACTGGCGGATCGGTCGGCTGATCCTGGAACGTCAACGCACGCAGCCGTGGGGCTCGAAGGTGATCCGGCAGCTCGCGGCCGACCTGCGGCGGGAGTTCCCGTCAATGACCGGATTGTCGGCAACGAACCTGCAGTACATGAGAGCATTCGCAGCTGCCTGGCCGGCTGAGCCAGTTTCCCCACAGCCTGTGGGGAAACTGCCATGGGGGCACGTCCGGGCCCTGCTCGATCAGCTCGACGACCCGGTACTGCGTGACTGGTACGCCCAGCGTGACGCCGTGAACAACTGGTCCCGGCAGGTCTTGGAACACCACATCGCAACCGGCCTGCACCGCAGGGCCGGTGCGGCGCCGAACAACTTCACCCGCCACCTCGAGCCCAGCGATGCCGACCAAGCGCAAGAGATCGTCAAAGACCCCTACATCTTCGACTTCCTCGACCTGGACGAGCGGTCCAAAGAACGGGCCATCGAAGAAGCCCTTACCGACCGGCTCCAAGACACCCTTGCCGAACTCGGACCAGGATTCGCCTTCGTGGGCCGGCAAGTGCACCTTGCCGTCGACAGCGACGAGTTCTTCATCGACTTGCTGCTGTTCCACGCCGAGCAGGTCCGCTACGTCGTCGTCGAACTCAAGGTAGGAAAATTTCGGCCCGAGTTCGCCGGGCAACTCGCCTTCTATGTCACCCTCGTCGATGAACAGCTCCGCCACCCGGACCGGCACGCCCCCACCGTCGGCATCCTGCTATGCAGCACCGGATCCAACGACAGCGTCGTGCGATACGCGCTGCGGTCCACCAACGCTCCCATGGCCATCGCCACCTACACCTACGACATGCTGCCGCCAGCTGAACAGGCAGCCCTCCCTGCTGCTGAAGCGATCACTGCCGCGTTCACTGGCGTCGGCGAATTAGCTGACGACACCCAGATAGACGTCGGCTCAGCCGCCGCGATCATCGACGACACGCAGTGAATGATGCTGAACAGGTGAAGCGATGCCGGCTGTCTACATCACCAAACCGTGACCGAATGGGCCACGGGCGGGAATCAAGTATGGGCGGACCAAGGTCAACCCTGACCACGGATCCGTGCTGTGAGGGCTGAGCCCAGCGAGGCAACTGGACTTCCGATTTCCTGCAGGACCGTCGGGGGCCCTCAATCGCGAAATTCTGGAGGGATGCCGCGGTGAGCAACAATCCTGGTGGCAATCGCTGACAGCTTCAGCTCGTGGTGGCTGGACAGTCGTCGTAACACCTCGAACGCCTGGTCCATGCTGATGTCGTACTTGCCCACCAGAATTCCCTGGGCCGCGCCGACTCGGTGCCGGGCGTCAATCGCCGCCCACAGGTGTTCGCTCTGCCGGTGCCCAGCCAGGGTCACCGACACCGTCGACGCGATGAACTTCGCTGTTTCCAGGTCGTCGTGCCCGAAGGTTCGTGAACCGGTGACGTACAGATTGAGAGCACCCATGGAATCCCGCTCGGTATACAGATGCACGCTCAGCACCGCACCGACCCCGGCTCGGGCCGCAGCCGGACCCCAGATAGGCCAACGCTCGTCACCGCTCACGTCGTGACTGGTCAAGGCGCCGTCCTGGTACGACGCCTGCACGCAGGGCCCCTGCCGAAGGTCGTACTGAAGGGCGTCGAGTCTGTTCACCAGGTCATCGGTGGCGCCGACGGTCGACAGCTCATCACCAACTCGTTCGGTAACCCCGGCCATGTCACACACCCCCGAGGCGACAGCGGCAGCCAGGATCCCCCGCAACCCTTGATCTAGGCGCGCGTCGATATCTGCCTGCCCGAGTGCCCGCTGGGCCTGGGTGATCATGTCCTGGATGAACCGAGGAACTGTCTCCGGGCCGGTTACCACGACAGTGGCTGGTCACATTGGGCCGTCGGACGGCACTTCAACTCTAGGAATAGCGCTGACACGGTGGGCCTTTCCCTCCGACTCATGCGGGCTGCGAGTGCTACCCGCCCATCGACATGACGTCGGGTCTGCGACCCGATAGGTGGGTGTCATGGTAAACCGAGGACCCTGGGCTCTCCGTACACACCTGCTATCCACTGGCGGCGGTGTCGACACCGGGTGTGGCGGGTATTCACCCGAGGTGGAGATGTCCGAACCGTTTGCAGCTGCCTATCGGCGCGCCACCACCCAGACGGCGCCCGGTGGCCCGGAGATGATCGGCGTGCAACTCGCCGTGGCCTGCGCCGACGCGCTCTCCGTCGACGGCGTGGGTCTGAGCCTTTTCACCTCCGACTCCTTCAGAACCCCGATCGGGGCCAGCAGTCCCTTTGCCACCGCCGCGGAGAGGCTGCAGTTCACCGTCGGCGAAGGACCCTGCCTGGACGCCCACACGCACCGCGAGCCTGTCCGTGCTTCCGACACTGAGTTGGCGCGGCGGTGGCCGGCGTTTCATCGAGAGCTCGTTACCAAGACTCCCTTTCGAGGCATCATCTCCCTCCCCTTGGGGCATGATCTGGCCGGTCACGCCGCGATCGACATCTACTTCCGTCACCCGGGACGCATCCTGGATCCGACCATCCAGCAGACCACCGCAGCAGCAAACACCGTGGCCGCTCTGCTCGCAGAGCATCTCCGATCAATCCCGTTCGGTTCGGCCGCGATCGACGCTTGGTTCGACGCCACGGAAGACTCTCAACGAGCCATGGTCAGTATTGCCATGGGGATGGTCACCGTGGCCGCGGACGTGACCTTCCACGATGCTCTGTCACTGCTGCGCGCTCACGCTTACGCCACGGACACCTCCCTTGACCAGCTCAGCACAGACCTGGTCACTGGCCGCAAGACCACCCACGATCTCGAACTGGGGAACTGGTAGGAGGGCAACCGCGTACCCGAAATTGCCTTCGATTCCCGCTGCTCCCTTATTGATGCTTGCGGTCCCAAAACCCCTCACCCGCCGTCTTAAGCATTAGCCCGGCTGACGTCGATTCCGTGGCCGTGGTCGCACCCGCTCGGAACGGACGGCGGTAGGGCGGAGCAACCTTCATCTCGATCGCCGCCACGGCGACCACGTTGAACGCCGCACACCTCGATGTCTTGGTGCAGGTTGTGATCGTGGTGGACCGGCGCACGGCGGCCCCGGCTGGACGTATGCCTGACCATCCGGGCGTCGAGATCGGGGTTCCCAGACCGGCTTGGCGCGGCCGAAGTCGCAGGCATCGCCCACATCCTGAATAGCACCCACGTCCTCACCAGCAGAGATGTGGTTGGCCTGCACCGACGCAGACAGCCGCACGTCCTCCTCGACTGGCTGATGCATCATCACCTGGTGGCCAGCAGTGAGGTGGAGCTGCTTCTGAGAAGCAGGTGAGGCCAACTGAGCGGTCCGGCCTTGAGCGCCCGGACCACCGGTGCCCCCTGGGCCCACCCCCCACATCGCGGAGCCAATTTTGGCACCTTCGCCCAGGCCTACCTCGTCGTCGGCGGTTCCCCACCTAGCAGAGCACGAAAAACGTCCTGGTCAAAACGGCACGCACCAACGCCTGCACGACCGGCCGTAGGCCGACGGGATAGCCGCCTACCTCCTGCGCCATTCGCCAGGCTTCCGAGCCATTCAGTGCACGATGGGGCCTGCCCGGCTGGTCGCACCTCGACTACGTAGCACTCGCTTTGGTTAACAGTTCTGCTGCGATGATAATTGAACGTTATCATCGCAGCATGGTGCGAGACGTGGTCTGGGTGCCCACCGCGTCTGCGACGCGCAACTGCGGGGTGTTGCTGCAGGTCAGGCGCCCCGAAAGTCGTGGGCGGGCCGTACTGAGTCTTTGGAGTGCTCGATGAGTGAGCCGGCAACCGAGCCTAGATTCGTCAGTGTGACGGAAGTTGGGGTGTTGTCGCAGGTTGAGGGCGTGGATGCGGTCGGGATTGGAGAGCTTCGAGAGCTGGTCGAGGCGTCTTTGGCTTCAGCGACGCAGCGGGCGTATGCAGCCGATTGGGAGCGGTTCGCTGTGTGGTGTGACGGTCAAGGCGTGGATGCGGTGTGGGCCTCGGATGAGGACTTGGGCCGGTATGTGGCGTTGGCTGCGTCTGAGGTTCGTGAAGACGGGTCGTGGGCGGTAGCAGTGGCTACGTTGCGCCGTTGGGTGTCGGGGATCAATCAGGTTCATCGGGCGGTCGGGCGTGAGTTGGCGCCGGGTCGGTCGGAAGTGGTGCGGCGTGCGTTGGCGGGTGTGGCTCGGACGCGGAGGGAGGCGCCGCGGCGGCGTAAGCCGTTGCGGTTGATGGCGTTGAAGAAGCTGGTGGTGACAGCTCGGGGGACC from Variovorax sp. PBS-H4 includes the following:
- a CDS encoding PDDEXK nuclease domain-containing protein; its protein translation is MAAIGVEVRSTRLRAARAANTELVALYWRIGRLILERQRTQPWGSKVIRQLAADLRREFPSMTGLSATNLQYMRAFAAAWPAEPVSPQPVGKLPWGHVRALLDQLDDPVLRDWYAQRDAVNNWSRQVLEHHIATGLHRRAGAAPNNFTRHLEPSDADQAQEIVKDPYIFDFLDLDERSKERAIEEALTDRLQDTLAELGPGFAFVGRQVHLAVDSDEFFIDLLLFHAEQVRYVVVELKVGKFRPEFAGQLAFYVTLVDEQLRHPDRHAPTVGILLCSTGSNDSVVRYALRSTNAPMAIATYTYDMLPPAEQAALPAAEAITAAFTGVGELADDTQIDVGSAAAIIDDTQ
- a CDS encoding GAF and ANTAR domain-containing protein, with amino-acid sequence MITQAQRALGQADIDARLDQGLRGILAAAVASGVCDMAGVTERVGDELSTVGATDDLVNRLDALQYDLRQGPCVQASYQDGALTSHDVSGDERWPIWGPAAARAGVGAVLSVHLYTERDSMGALNLYVTGSRTFGHDDLETAKFIASTVSVTLAGHRQSEHLWAAIDARHRVGAAQGILVGKYDISMDQAFEVLRRLSSHHELKLSAIATRIVAHRGIPPEFRD
- a CDS encoding GAF domain-containing protein, yielding MSEPFAAAYRRATTQTAPGGPEMIGVQLAVACADALSVDGVGLSLFTSDSFRTPIGASSPFATAAERLQFTVGEGPCLDAHTHREPVRASDTELARRWPAFHRELVTKTPFRGIISLPLGHDLAGHAAIDIYFRHPGRILDPTIQQTTAAANTVAALLAEHLRSIPFGSAAIDAWFDATEDSQRAMVSIAMGMVTVAADVTFHDALSLLRAHAYATDTSLDQLSTDLVTGRKTTHDLELGNW